The nucleotide window TCCAAGTGTTTGAAAAGCACTCCAGAACCCGTGACTTACATGTACTGCAACCACAATCATGGCAAATATATATACTACTATATATACCGGATTTAAAAACGCATTCTTAACTATTTCAAATATTGTTGTGCCGGTTTTATCAATAAAATGAAAATTGATCAGATGCAGTATTATAAAAGCAATTAGTATCAAGCCGGTGTAAGGCATTGTAGCAGATCCTATTGTGCGGCCCCCGGCATTTTTTTTGACGGAGTATCTTACGGGTCTTGATTTCATATTTTGAATAAAAAGAACAAGGCCGGTTAAAATGTGAATTATCCCAAAAAACAAAAGCCCTTTTTCACTTACAGATAAAAGCACTC belongs to Pseudomonadota bacterium and includes:
- a CDS encoding succinate dehydrogenase cytochrome b subunit; translated protein: MGWFIKTFTSSIGKKWLMAITGLSFCGFLTSHLLGNLTLYAGKDAFNSYAEHLHSLGVLLSVSEKGLLFFGIIHILTGLVLFIQNMKSRPVRYSVKKNAGGRTIGSATMPYTGLILIAFIILHLINFHFIDKTGTTIFEIVKNAFLNPVYIVVYIFAMIVVAVHVSHGFWSAFQTLGANHPKYMPFIRKAGIAFSILVGLGFGFIPVFISLTT